A part of Acidobacteriota bacterium genomic DNA contains:
- a CDS encoding riboflavin synthase, translating to MFTGLVRDIGRVAAARAAAGGMRIAIRHALPGGPLARGESVAVDGCCLTALAVAPGRFEADLSPETLARTGGPDRWRTGRRVNLERAARLGDRLGGHIVQGHLDGLVRLLSRRDLPDGSAVIRVELPAEAAHLVCEKGSVALDGVSLTVARLGTGWFEVALIPETLAATTLGERRAGDRLGVEFDVLAKYAERALSALRPAARRGRGPR from the coding sequence GTGTTCACCGGACTCGTCCGCGACATAGGAAGGGTCGCGGCCGCGCGCGCCGCGGCCGGGGGCATGCGGATCGCCATCCGCCACGCCCTGCCCGGGGGGCCGCTGGCCCGCGGGGAGAGCGTGGCGGTCGACGGCTGCTGCCTGACGGCGCTCGCCGTCGCCCCTGGGCGCTTCGAGGCCGACCTTTCGCCCGAGACGCTGGCGCGCACGGGAGGGCCGGACCGCTGGCGCACAGGCCGGCGGGTGAACCTGGAGCGGGCGGCGCGCCTCGGTGACCGTCTGGGAGGCCACATCGTGCAAGGCCACCTGGACGGGCTCGTGAGGCTGCTCTCGCGGCGGGACCTGCCCGATGGCTCGGCGGTGATCCGGGTGGAGCTGCCGGCGGAGGCGGCGCACCTGGTGTGCGAGAAGGGCTCGGTGGCGCTCGACGGGGTGAGCCTCACGGTCGCCCGCCTCGGGACGGGATGGTTCGAGGTGGCCCTCATCCCCGAGACGCTGGCCGCGACCACCCTCGGGGAGCGGCGGGCCGGCGACCGGCTCGGGGTCGAATTCGACGTCTTGGCGAAGTACGCGGAGCGCGCCCTCTCCGCGCTTCGC